From Papaver somniferum cultivar HN1 unplaced genomic scaffold, ASM357369v1 unplaced-scaffold_16, whole genome shotgun sequence, a single genomic window includes:
- the LOC113337408 gene encoding uncharacterized protein LOC113337408, whose protein sequence is MNDFRSFISDNGLVEAVSLGKKFTWSNGQQGTRRIVSKHDRALVNNAWLQKFEKWRCKSLPSICSDHSPLLGFSFQSLRPARAPFRFHTIWKSHPTFMLMVEERWKGQLVGAPPFIFTNKLKRLKETMKVWNRKVFGDIHFRLKQAELKLEGEMDLLDLDPADENQFIRVVDAKKVADDVRRNLAIMVRLKSRVTWLEEGDQNTKWEHPSLKPGYYAVLK, encoded by the coding sequence ATGAATGATTTCCGTAGCTTCATCTCAGACAATGGCCTGGTAGAAGCTGTTTCTCTAGGAAAAAAATTTACCTGGTCAAATGGTCAACAGGGAACTAGAAGAATTGTTTCAAAACATGACAGGGCTCTAGTGAACAATGCCTGGcttcaaaaatttgaaaaatggagaTGTAAATCCCTTCCCAGTATTTGTTCAGACCACTCTCCCCTCCTTGGTTTCTCCTTCCAAAGTCTGAGGCCTGCAAGGGCTCCTTTTAGATTCCATACAATTTGGAAATCCCATCCAACCTTCATGTTAATGGTGGAAGAGAGATGGAAGGGTCAGCTAGTAGGAGCTCCTCCTTTCATTTTTACTAACAAGTTAAAGAGATTAAAAGAAACTATGAAGGTATGGAACAGAAAAGTGTTTGGAGACATCCACTTTCGTCTCAAACAAGCTGAGCTCAAGCTAGAAGGGGAGATGGACCTGCTCGACCTCGACCCAGCTGATGAAAATCAATTCATAAGAGTTGTTGATGCTAAGAAGGTGGCAGATGATGTGCGAAGAAACCTGGCTATTATGGTGCGCCTTAAATCAAGAGTGACATGGCTGGAAGAAGGAGATCAAAATACAAAATGGGAGCATCCAAGCCTTAAACCTGGCTATTATGCAGTGCTGAAATAG